In Syntrophorhabdus sp., a genomic segment contains:
- a CDS encoding universal stress protein has translation MDERNVLIAFDGSESAFKAVNYVADQFSGLRDIKVTLLYVIPNIPPQFWDDGHILTAEEKEERQVVIDRWFANQKMVLEPLFEKARRLFAEKGIEGGQIETMVAGDTVTVAEAILEEAKSGRYRTLVLGRHGAVPVLAGGLAATILHKGAGLAVCIVE, from the coding sequence ATGGATGAGAGGAATGTCTTGATCGCCTTTGATGGTTCCGAGAGCGCCTTCAAGGCTGTGAACTATGTGGCGGACCAGTTCTCGGGGCTCAGGGATATCAAGGTAACGCTACTCTATGTCATCCCGAACATACCGCCGCAATTCTGGGATGATGGGCATATCCTCACGGCCGAGGAGAAAGAGGAGCGACAGGTGGTCATCGACAGGTGGTTCGCGAACCAGAAGATGGTGCTCGAGCCCCTCTTTGAGAAGGCACGCCGGCTGTTCGCGGAGAAAGGTATCGAGGGCGGGCAGATCGAGACCATGGTGGCCGGCGACACGGTGACGGTGGCAGAAGCGATCCTCGAGGAGGCAAAGTCGGGCCGGTACCGTACGCTCGTCCTTGGCAGGCACGGCGCGGTCCCTGTCCTTGCCGGCGGGCTCGCTGCGACCA